One Pseudomonas sp. MM213 genomic window, CCTTTGGTTCAGACGTGTTGTTCAGCCGGATAACGGGCTGATTACTGTTGTTCTTTGAGGAAACACACGACCGCCTGGCGATCGTCGGCCGAAGCCAGGCCCATGTAGGGCATGTAGGTCCCCGGCACGAAGGCCTGGGGTTGGGTGATGAGTTGCGCGATGTTCTCGGCCTGCCAGTTGATGTCTTTGCTGCGCATGGCCTGGGAATAGTTGAAGCCTTCCTGCGAGCCGGATTTGCGCCCGACCACACCCGCCAGGTTCGGCCCCATCATTCCCGTCATGCCCTTCGTCACCGAATGGCAGACCGCGCATTCATTGGCGAAGACCTGGGCGCCATGCCCCTGGTCGGGCGCGCAGTCAGCGGCCAACGCGGTGTGCGCGAGGGTGAGTGAGAGCAGACCGATGAGGGGCAATCGCAGCGAGGTGTACATAGGAAAACGACCTTGAAAATCCGCGCTCATCCATTGAGCGGCAACACGGGAGCGCCGACGCAGCGGTGCATCGACAGGGTTGAGAGGGATTGTCGATGGTCAGTGATGCGCAGGTTTTGCCCTGCGTGCCAGTCGTATTGGCGAGGCTGCCAAACCGGGCATTTTGGCAAGCACAGCCAACTCTTTGGCAACCACACAAAAGGCCGGAA contains:
- a CDS encoding c-type cytochrome; this translates as MYTSLRLPLIGLLSLTLAHTALAADCAPDQGHGAQVFANECAVCHSVTKGMTGMMGPNLAGVVGRKSGSQEGFNYSQAMRSKDINWQAENIAQLITQPQAFVPGTYMPYMGLASADDRQAVVCFLKEQQ